The genomic segment AGGCGTCGACGACGAGCTGGAAATCAGTGCCTACGGGGACCGTCGGCACGGCCACCAGGCGGACGAAGAACTCGGTCTCGGCCGGCGGATTGGGGTTCGGGTTGTTGGGATCGAGGGGCGACAGCGTGATGCGGCGCTCCGGCAGCGGCGTCTGGTTGCCGTCGAGCACCCGCAGGCGTTGCTGCCAGACGTCGGCGTTGGGGACGTTGACGATGCGCGGATCGATCAGGATCTCGGCCGTGCTGGAGGCTCGGTTGCGCAACCGGAAACGGAAGTTGGCCGGCTGGTCGGGCACCAGCGTCTGCGGTGTGACGCCGAGGAACTCGACGTCGAAGTCGCCGAACAGCACCGGCGCTGCCGGCCGCAGGATGATGTCCTCGCTGACCTGCTCGGACTGATTGTTGACTCGCAGGGTGACCGCCGTTCCGGGCTCCGAGACGCCGGGCACGGGGGGAATCTGGAAGACCAGCCTTCGGTCGTCCGAGGCCAGGCCGTCGAGGGTGACGCGCACGCCATCGAGGAAGACCCTGGCGGCTCCCAGGGAGTGCTCGAAATTGCGCCCCAGGACGGTGAGCGGATCGCCAATGCGATACGGCCCCTGCGGCGGCAGGAGACCGGTGATGGCAAGGGCCTGGGAGCCGGAGTCCTCGATGTCCTGAACCCGTAGGTCGAGGTTTTCGAGCAGGTCGAGGACCTGATTCCATTGCTCGGCGGTGATCAGGTCACCGGGTTGTACACGATTGAACATGGTCAGCTCCCTTCGCTCAGACGAGGAATGACGAGAAGTTGCCGAAGCTCCAGCGATTGATGTCGTAGCGAGCGTCGCCAAACAGCGGCATGAATCCGCTGGTGAAGATCACGGCGGGTCGCTCCGGAACCCGTTGGCGGTTCTCCCGGATGGAGTAGAGCCAGACCATTTCGTCGCTCTCGGTGTCGATGGCGGGGAAGGCATAGGAGCGATCGAACAGCGGCGCGACCCGGGCGCCTTCGGTGAACAGCGGACCGCGGACGGTGCGGTCGGCGAAGAAGGCCGGCACCGACAGGCCGCGGGGGCGGTCGCTGCCGGCGACCGGCAGCAGACCGGCGGCGGGCAAGAAGCGGAAATGCTCCCGCGCCACCAGCGAGGTCGGCGCCGCCGCTTCGTCCAGCAGCTCGGCGAGGTGCTGCTGGAACTGCAGCACGCGAGCCTCGGCATCGGCGCGGAAGGCGTCTCCCGAGAGCATCGGCGCGGCGGCGTGCTGCAAGCTGGGCACGGGCCGTCGTCGCACCGCCCAGGGATCGGCGAAGTGGAGGCCCGAGAGGGTCCAGTGGACGAGGGCCACGGGCACCTCGCAGTCGGCGATCTCGCCGCGCTGGCGCAGCCCTGCGATGGGGTTGGTTGGAGTCTCGCCGGCGAGGGCTGCTAGCGGATCGTCGGCCACCGCGGCCTGGGCCGCCGAGGCCAGGAAGAGGTGCGCCAGGTGATTGCGCAGGCGCGAGCGACGCGCCGGGGTGGCGGCGTCGGTCAGTAGGTCGGCGAGCTGATCGCGGTGCGTCGCGGGTAAGAGCTCCTCGGCGAGGGGATCGTAGGGCAGCAACCGGAAGCTCACCCCTTCGAGGGCCCAGCGACTGCCGCAGCCGGCGCCGGCCTTGGGATCGCCGAGGCCGCTCATCACGGCGCGCTCGCGGAAGCCCGCCGCCGGACCGAGGAGCAACAGGTAGACGCCTTCACCGACGGCCACCGGCTTCGTCGAGGGCGGCGCGCAGGCGTGAAAGGGGCTGTCCGGTGGCGGCTCGTGCTCGAGCTCCCGCGCCAGGCAGAGGTCGATGTCCGCCGCCAACTCGAGGCTGTCGCCGTCGGCGGCGAGGGCCAGGCCGGCGGTGATGCCGAGCACCGGCACGGTGCCGCCGGCGCCGCGGTCGCGGATGGTGACCTCGAGGCCTGAAACGATGCCGCTGCCGAGGGCGCGACCGAGGCGCCGCTGGCGGGCGCGATGAGCTTCCCGTTCGACGCTGAGGTCGGTGGCCGTCAGGATGCGACCCTCGAAGAAGTGGGGATGGCGCAGGCCGCCATCGAGAATTGCGCTCAACAGCTCGGTGGTCATGGCGTCGTCCTAGTTGGGTAGCTGGCGAAGTCCGGCGATGATCGCCGGCGTGATGCCCGGGATGGTGGCGAGGTCGTCGAGGCGGTCGAAGCCATCGCGTCGTTCGCGCTCGGCGACGATGCGCTCGGCGAGGCGCGGGCCGATGCGCGGCAAGGTGACCAGCTCGCTCTCGTCGGCGCGGTTGAGATCGAGACCGCCGACCACGATCTCGCCGCGGCGAGGCAGCCGGAGCCAGCTCTCGAAGGTGCCGCCCTGGAGGCCCAAGCGGTCGCCGGCGGCGCTGCGGTCGCCGGTGGGCAGGACCCCGGTGATGTGCTCGCCGTTGATCGCCCGATCCTGCCGGTCGAGGATGAAATCGCCGCGCAGGACGACCTCGACGGTGGCTCCGGAAAGGCGCAGGAACTCGGCGGTTTCGGAGTCGACCAGCGCCACCACGGCGGGGGCGAGGTTGCCGTTGACGGTTCGGGTCTCGGTGATCAGGTCGTTGCCGTCGACGCCGACGACCCGTGAAGGAATCACCGTCGCCGGGATTCGCATGCAGACCGGAAACGGGCTGCCGTCGAGGGGCAGGTGAACCTGGAGGAAGACCGTTTGGGCCGTGAGAGTCGCCGACTGCACCGGCGAGCGGGAATCGTCGATGCCCTCGCCACCGAAGGCCAGGGCGACGCCGAAGGCGGGCTGACCGTTGTGGATCAGGTCGAGGTTGCTGAAGGCGCCATGGCGCCAGGAGAGGGCGACCACGCGGGTCAGGTCATCGCTCAGAACCGGGCCTGCGGCGGGCAGCGCGTCGGGCTCCCAGCGGGTGCCGTCCCAGGTCAGCACCTGACCCACCGCCGGTGCCGCCGGCGCCACCGGCCGGCCCTGGAGGGCGCCCACGGAGGGGTTCGGGTAAGTGCCGCCGAGGTCGCCGCCGGCGCCGTCGCCGACCTTGATCGCCTGGTCGAAGGTCACCGCGTCGCCGCTGGCGCTGCCATCGGCCAGGGCGACGATGCGCCGGCCGCCGCCATCGAGATCGGCGATCAGCGCCCGGGTCACGGCGTCGACCAGCAGGTACTGCGGGTGGTCGTCGAGGCCGAGGCCGTTGAGGTCGGCGTGATTCTCGACGCCGGCGATGGTCTCGCCGGCCGCCGTCGGCAGGAGCTCCTGGAAGATGCGAGTGGCCAACAGCAGCGGACGGTCGCTCTCGTCGATCAGCACCTCGCCATCGACCACCAGGTCGCCGGCGGGCCCTTCGGCAATGTCGAAGTCGAGGCGGGCGAGCAGGACGCAGCGCTCTTCGGAGAGCTCGCAGCCGGCCCGGCCTGCGGCCAGCAGCGGACGGATCTCGGTGATCCAGACGCGATAGGCGGCGGCCAGGAGGTGCGGTGCCTCGCTCGGCTCGAGGCGACCACCGAAGGGCGGTGAGGCCGGCCCCTGGACCACCGGCGGCGAGCCGTCGACCAGGCTCCGGACCTGATCTTCGACCGCTTCCTGGTCGAGGGCCGGACCGGGGCCGCTGGCGATCTCGAAGGAGCGCAGCAGCTCGCCGAAGGCGCGGGCGGCGTCCTCCTCCGGCTGCTCCGGCGGCTCGAAGCGCAGGCTGAGCTCGAAGTCGTCGGCGATGCGGGACGGTCGCGTGTTGTCGGCGGTGTCGCGGCAGGGATCGCCGAGCACCGGCACCGGATCGGTGGCGCACTCGCGATGGCACAGAACCACGTAGAGGCTGAGGGCGCCGGGCGGGGAGGCGAAGTGCTCGTCGATCTCGTCCCGCTGGCCGCTCAACCATTCGTCGAGGCGGGCGCATTGGGTCGCCGGGACACAGATGGTCTCGCCGCGAGGATCGATCGCCAGGCCAGCGCCGACCACGACCTCGGGACCGCCGCCGTCGGCAGCCCGCTGGCCGATCTCCAGGCCGACGACGGTGCCGTAGCCGTGCAGACTGCGCTGGTGCAAGCGATCGCGCTCGCGGAGATGAAACTGGTCCTGCAGAAACTCCTGAACCCCGAGGACCAGGCCCGTCTCGTAGCGGACGCGTTTGCGCGGATCGAGAGCGATGGGATCCGAAACGGTGTTTTTGAAATCGCACATGGTGTTCACGCTCCTCGGCGTTCGAAAGTCTTCAGGCGACGGCGTCGCGGCCGATGACGCGACGATCGTGGACGTTCCAGGGGTGGGGCTGGCTGAGCTGGGACTCGCCGAGGGCGCCTCGGCCGAGGGTGAGGGCGGTAGCGCGGCTGCCTTCGCCGACTACCGAGTCGATGCCGACGCGCGCCGAGCCGACTCGGAAGAGGGCCCAATAGAGGCTCACCTCGCAACTGGTGTGGGCCGGCCGCTGGCGCTCGACGACGGCGCGAACCTGCGCCAGCCGCTTTTCTCGCTCGCTCGGAATGGAGTCGGCGGTGACCGGCACCAGGACCTGGAAGCGATGGGCGCTGCGTGCGATCGGCAAGCGCTGCGACACGAAGTGAATCCAGTCTTCGAGGGTCACCGGGTGGATGGGCAGGGCGGCGGGAAGCAGGGCCTCGTCGAAGGAGCCGAAGGCGGTGGCGCCGGTCAGCCCCCAGGCGGCGTTGAGGGTCGCGACGCTGCCGTGGCGATGGCGCAGGTAGCGGCGGTAGGACGTGGTGTCGCTAGACGTCGTCTCGGCGTAGGGAAAGTCGAGCTCGCGGGCTATGAAGGCACGCCAGCTGGCGGCTTCGGCCGGATTTTCCGGTGGCTGAGCCGGGAACTGGAGTGGCAGGTCGCTCGGGTGGTCGGAGCCCCACAGCTCGTTGAGCTGGGCCACCAACGGCTCATTGACGGCATGGTGCTGGGTGAGGAAGTCGCGGTAGGCCTGGTGGAGCCGCGCGGCACCCTGATCTGGCTGCCAGCGCTCGCCGGCGGCGATCAGCCGTGGGCCGGTGGCGGGGGAGATGCCTGGGCTGCCGGGGAGAGCTCGCTGGCGGGAGCGAAAGGCCTCCACCAGACGAACGCCGTAGGGATTGGTGGCGGCGTCGTCCTCGAAGATCGAGTCGTCCGGGCAGGGAACGGTGGCGAGACGGACCGCTGCCAGCATGCCCGCCACCGTGCCGCGTTGCCGGTAGAGGCGATGCAGGTGGCGCAGCAAGAGCCGTCGACGGGCTTCGTCCCAGTCCTCGTCGAAGCTCGCGGCCAGCCAGTCGGCGAGCCAGGGCAGCGCCTCGGCGGGAATCGTGCGCGGGTCGAACCAGGTCTCGGCGCGCTCCATCTTGCCCTCGATCTCGCTGAAGAAGCCCTCGAAGTTGGCCAGGAAGCGCTCCAGGAACGAGGGCTCCTCGCGGTAGACCGCCGGCAGGTACTCGCGCAGGTAGCTGAACCGTGGGTAGTAGACGCGCAGCGCCGTCAAGGCGGGGCTGCTGCGTCCACTCCCCACCAGGGTCAGGCGCAGCTCGAGATAGCGGCCGCGGGCCGCCTGGAAGAGCAGCTCCCAGGTCCCCTCCCCCGGGTCTCCGCCCTGGGAGGGAGCGACGGCGGCATCGAGCGGGCGCTCGCCGCCGCCCGGGCGAAGTCCGAGCACCGGCTCCGACTGCCAGGGCTGGTCGGCGAGCAGGTGCTCCTCGTCCGCGGCGCGGCTCTCGACCATCACCTCGTCTCCGGGAGGTATGCAGCCGGCGAGGAACAGCCGATGCCAGACCGTTCCGGCCTGCTTGCCGTCGAAGCGCAGCGCATCGAGCTCGCCGCGGCGCTGGTAGCGCGGCCGACGCAGCTCGACGAGACTGGCCCAGGAGTCATCGCGGTCGTAGAGCACGTCGCAGGCGTCGCGGCCATCGACCAGGGCGCGACCAGCGAAGCGGCGCAGCGGCAGGTACGTGGGGAGGGCGACCAGCTCGAGGCGCCCGCGGCCGGTGCGCAGGCGGAAGGCGTAGGCCTGGTTGCCGCCGGCATCGGCCACCAGGAGCTCGCCCTCGAGCTCTCCCGGCGAGCTTGCCGACGCCGGCGCCGGCAGGAAGGCGAAATCGTGGGCCGTGACCTCGGGCACCGGCGTCACCAGCTCGGCGAGGGCGATCTCGAGGTCCGCCGGCGGGGCGTCCGGGAGACCGCCGCAGAAGCGATGCACCCGCGGCGCGCTACCTGCCGGCGAGTCGAGTACGAGGACCGCGCCGTCCGGCAGGACCAGGATCGCTCGCGGATCGGCCAAGGCCAGAGAGGCAGGCTGCCAGCCTCGTGGAAAGGTCTCCGCCGGCCTCTGTCGGGGCTCTCCGCCGAGGGGCTTGAAGCTCTCCGTCGTGGCGGCCGTGTGCTCCAGGGAACCGTCCCCCGGGACCGGTCGCAGGTGGTGGTCGAGGCGCCACAGGCGCGGCCCATCGGCGGGGGGACGATCCAGAACCCAGAGACCGCCATCGCGGGCGGCGGCGAGATCGTGGGGGGAGAAGTCGAGCTCCTCGGGCCAGTCGAGGCGGCGCGGTGGGCCGCCGCCGTGGAGGTCGAAGATCAGGATGCCGCCGGGATCTCGCCGGCCCACCACAAGGTAGTGATCGGCGGTGACCGCCAGGCCGCTGAGGAGGGCGTCCCCGAGGGGCTCGCCGGGAAGCGGTCCGAAGGCACCGTGGCGCTCGCTCGGGCACGGTTCCGGCGGCCAGAAGACACCGCTTCGACGGCTGTCCCGCGGGCGGTAGTGAATCTCGCGGCGGTCCTCGGAGATCCAGTAGACGTGACCGTAGCGATCGCGGTCGGCGCCGCGGCGATGATCCGCCGTCAGCGCTTCTTCGCCCGGTCGACCAGGAAAGCGGAACAGCTCCGGCGCCAGAGTCACGCGCTGGCGGTCGCGATCCCAGGCGATGCCGTCGCCGGCAGCGCTGATCGGCGGCTGCCAATCCGCTTCGCCGAGCAGCAGGTGGTAACGCGAGCCGTTGACGTCCATCAGGCGACTCCTCGACGTCGGGGAAGGGCGCGGAGACTCATGTCGCGGCGGAGAAGCATCAGCATTCCTCCGGGATCACCGGCACCGGCACCCGTGGGGTTTCCGGCGGTTCGGGGTCATCGCGCTCGCCGGTGAGAACGTCGAGAGGTACGGCGGGTCCCGCCACCACCGACACGCCGATTACCCGGGGCAGCTCGAGGCCGGACAGCTCGAGGCGCTCGATGGCGCCGCCGGAGCCGTCACCCAGCGTCAGCTCGAGGATCGAAGCCACACCATCAACCCGGCTGACGGCGCCGAGCACCTCGCCCGCTTCGATGGTCTTCTCGAGGGGCCAGCCGGTGCCCTCGAAGCCGCCCACCAGCGGCGACAGGAAGCGCCGAATCGCAACCTCGCCGCGGTCGAGAACCGGCCCCTGTTCCCGTCCCGGGGCGACCTCGAGGCCGACCGTCACCCACAGGTCGCGATAGATCGGTCCGCGCACGTGGATCTCGGTGGTGATCAGGCGACGCGGCTCGAGGTGACGGCAGATGGCGTCGAGGAAGAGACGGTCCGGGGCCGGCGTCTCCGGCTGGATGCGGTCCGTCAAGGGAACCACCAGCACCGTCAGGGCGCCGTCCGCCGGACTCTCCGGCTGGTCGGGGTGAAACAAGGGCAGAATCTCGACCCGGCCGAGGTCGACGCCCGGCGTCTGCCAGGTGATCTCGCGAAAATCTTCGCGGCTCACCAAGCGGTCGCGGTGGCGCAGGCTGCGCGAGATGCGGAACTCGGCCTCGTCGACCGTTTCCGGGTCATCGCCGCCCCACGCCGGGACCGGGTTGTGGACCACCAGACCGGCCGGCAGAGCCGGTCCTTTGTCGATCGCGCCGATGCCCACCATGCCCTGGCTACCGCCGCCGTGGGCGTAGCGGGCCACCAGCGTGGCACCGCGCGGCGGCCGGGCGCCGTGGCTGCCGTTGCCGAAGCGCAGGGTGCCGCTCGCCGCCTCGAGGGTGAACACCCGAGGATCCCCTTGGGGAGACTCCGGAGAGGCGAAGCGCGGGCTGCGCGGCGGTACCTCGGGAGGTGCTGCGGCGAGGTCGTCGATGGCGCTCCAGAGCTCACCGTTGACCGACAGCTGAAGGGTCTTCGGCAACACCGGCGCGTGCACCAGCCGTGTCTCCTGGTCGGGCTCACCGGTTCCCGACGGCAGTTGCTCGGCCTGGACCCAGCGGCGCTGTGCCGCCAGCGCGCCGTTGATCCCCAGCCAGCTGAAGCGGGTGGCGAGCTGGTCGCCGGTCTGGGGCGGTCGAATGCGGATCCAGGTGACCAGGCGAGCCTCGTCTTCGCTGTCCGCCAGGCTCGGCGGCAAGTCGCCGACGCCGGCCTCCAGGGGATCGAGCTCTTCGCGGTAGGTGAGCTCCTCCTCGCCCGGCAGGCGCAGCTCGACGGTTCCCGGGAAACGCAGCAGATCGCTGCTCGGGCGGGCTTCCAGCAGGCGATAGCGCAAGGCACCTGCAGCGGGCTCGCCGGCGGGGAGCTGGGGGAGCTGGAAGGTGAGACCGCCCGCTCCCTCCGTCTCCTTGCCGCCGGCCGGCAGGCGAACCGCCTCCTCGTCGAGGGCGGGCATCGAGGCGATGGTCAAGATCTGGTGCGCGATGGCGCGCCGGGCCTCGCCGGGGTCGTCACCGGGGCGCGCCAGCAGGGCGAGCCACAGGCTGCCGTCGACGGTGTCGCGGGCGAGGTCCAAGGTCGGCAAGGTGACCCCCTGAGCGGGCGTTTCAAAGGGCCGCGTCTCGTAGTAGTCGAGCTGCGATCCGGCGACCGCGAGATCCTCGTAGAGGCGGCGATAGAGGGTGTCGACGCTGCTGCGCTGGCTCTCCGGAATCGGCGCCTTGAGGTAGATCCGGCCGACGATCGGCAGCACCGTGAGGGCGTGCTCGGTGCGAAAAGCGACCTTGCCGGCGGTGATCTCCTGCTCGGCGGCGAGGGGCACCGGGCTCAGCGGTCCGCGTGGGCTGGCGAAGGCCACCAGGGTGCTCGCCGCCCGTGCCGCCTGCAGCTCGATGCCGAGAAGCTGGAGGAACTTTTTGCGGTTGCGCTCCGGGATCAGGTTGGCGCGGTAGATCAGGCTTTCGGTCATGAATCCGAAGAGCTGGATCAGGGTGACGCCCGGGTCGGAGTCGTTGAGGTTGGTCCACTCGGGGGTGTGGAACGGCACCCGGGCGAGGGCCTCGCGCACCAGCTCCCGCTGGCTGCGGTGATCGATCTGCGGAACGGGCAAGGGCATGGCGAGGGCCTCTCTGGATGCGGGGTCAGCCGGCCAACGGGACGTTGAGGTCGAGGCGGTCGGCGACGCCGGTGGCGATCAGGCGGTAGTGGATGCTGGCGATGGCGGCCTGCGGATCCTCGGAGTGGGGAGCGACCTCGACGGACTCGAGCTCGATGCGCTCCTCCCAGCGTCCGAGGGCCTGGACGATGCGCTCCTGGATCAGGCGGTGGGTGGCCGGATTGTTGGGTTCGAATAGAAAGCGCTGCAGACCGCCGCCGAACTCCGGCAGGAGAATGCGCTCGCGGTTCTCCGTCGACAGAATGACGCGGATGTTCTGGCGCACGTTGGCCTCGCCGGACGACCAGGCGAGGCGGCCGTCGCTGCCGATGTGGGGCGGAAAGGCCAGCCCGCGGCTGGGGCGCGGACCGCTCACGAGTCGTTCCTCACCGGAATCGGCAGGCAGATCTTGAAGAACGGCAGCCACCAGAAAATGATGTTGAGGAGCTGCACGAAGATCTGCAGCAGGATGAAGGCGACCAGGGTGATGATCGGAATGGAGAGGGAGCAGATCATGCCGAGGCTCCAGGAAGGCTCGTTCGGAGACACGCCCTCTTCGAGCTCCGAGACGGTGGCCGCCTGCACCTGCTCGACCTGCTGGCGCAGCTTGTTCGACATCAGCACGGCAACGCCCTTGGGAAACTTGCGCAGGCCCTTGAGGCTGGTGTCGAGGGGCATGCGGATGGTGAGCGGGCGGGTCGGGGCCTCGGGATCGAAGAAGGGCGCCAGGCGGAAGGGCCGCGTCGGTCGGCTGACCGTCGGCGGCGTGAAGCGCCGGCAGCGCGGCCGGCGGTAGACGCAGCGGGCGCGGTAGAGGGAGCCGTCCGCCTCGGCCGAGGCGGCGACGGCGCGGGCGGCCGCGCTGGGAGCCCGCCCCGGCGTATCGTCGGCCGGCTGCGGCCGGGCGTCGATGCTGGCGAAGAGCCGGTCGCGTAGCTCGCCGCCGTGCACCACCGCCACCGCCGTGGCCTCGATCTGGGCCCGGCTCAGGGCCGGCGGAATGATTTCCGGGTCGGTT from the Acidobacteriota bacterium genome contains:
- a CDS encoding putative baseplate assembly protein; protein product: MPLPVPQIDHRSQRELVREALARVPFHTPEWTNLNDSDPGVTLIQLFGFMTESLIYRANLIPERNRKKFLQLLGIELQAARAASTLVAFASPRGPLSPVPLAAEQEITAGKVAFRTEHALTVLPIVGRIYLKAPIPESQRSSVDTLYRRLYEDLAVAGSQLDYYETRPFETPAQGVTLPTLDLARDTVDGSLWLALLARPGDDPGEARRAIAHQILTIASMPALDEEAVRLPAGGKETEGAGGLTFQLPQLPAGEPAAGALRYRLLEARPSSDLLRFPGTVELRLPGEEELTYREELDPLEAGVGDLPPSLADSEDEARLVTWIRIRPPQTGDQLATRFSWLGINGALAAQRRWVQAEQLPSGTGEPDQETRLVHAPVLPKTLQLSVNGELWSAIDDLAAAPPEVPPRSPRFASPESPQGDPRVFTLEAASGTLRFGNGSHGARPPRGATLVARYAHGGGSQGMVGIGAIDKGPALPAGLVVHNPVPAWGGDDPETVDEAEFRISRSLRHRDRLVSREDFREITWQTPGVDLGRVEILPLFHPDQPESPADGALTVLVVPLTDRIQPETPAPDRLFLDAICRHLEPRRLITTEIHVRGPIYRDLWVTVGLEVAPGREQGPVLDRGEVAIRRFLSPLVGGFEGTGWPLEKTIEAGEVLGAVSRVDGVASILELTLGDGSGGAIERLELSGLELPRVIGVSVVAGPAVPLDVLTGERDDPEPPETPRVPVPVIPEEC
- a CDS encoding GPW/gp25 family protein encodes the protein MSGPRPSRGLAFPPHIGSDGRLAWSSGEANVRQNIRVILSTENRERILLPEFGGGLQRFLFEPNNPATHRLIQERIVQALGRWEERIELESVEVAPHSEDPQAAIASIHYRLIATGVADRLDLNVPLAG
- a CDS encoding phage tail protein; the protein is MDVNGSRYHLLLGEADWQPPISAAGDGIAWDRDRQRVTLAPELFRFPGRPGEEALTADHRRGADRDRYGHVYWISEDRREIHYRPRDSRRSGVFWPPEPCPSERHGAFGPLPGEPLGDALLSGLAVTADHYLVVGRRDPGGILIFDLHGGGPPRRLDWPEELDFSPHDLAAARDGGLWVLDRPPADGPRLWRLDHHLRPVPGDGSLEHTAATTESFKPLGGEPRQRPAETFPRGWQPASLALADPRAILVLPDGAVLVLDSPAGSAPRVHRFCGGLPDAPPADLEIALAELVTPVPEVTAHDFAFLPAPASASSPGELEGELLVADAGGNQAYAFRLRTGRGRLELVALPTYLPLRRFAGRALVDGRDACDVLYDRDDSWASLVELRRPRYQRRGELDALRFDGKQAGTVWHRLFLAGCIPPGDEVMVESRAADEEHLLADQPWQSEPVLGLRPGGGERPLDAAVAPSQGGDPGEGTWELLFQAARGRYLELRLTLVGSGRSSPALTALRVYYPRFSYLREYLPAVYREEPSFLERFLANFEGFFSEIEGKMERAETWFDPRTIPAEALPWLADWLAASFDEDWDEARRRLLLRHLHRLYRQRGTVAGMLAAVRLATVPCPDDSIFEDDAATNPYGVRLVEAFRSRQRALPGSPGISPATGPRLIAAGERWQPDQGAARLHQAYRDFLTQHHAVNEPLVAQLNELWGSDHPSDLPLQFPAQPPENPAEAASWRAFIARELDFPYAETTSSDTTSYRRYLRHRHGSVATLNAAWGLTGATAFGSFDEALLPAALPIHPVTLEDWIHFVSQRLPIARSAHRFQVLVPVTADSIPSEREKRLAQVRAVVERQRPAHTSCEVSLYWALFRVGSARVGIDSVVGEGSRATALTLGRGALGESQLSQPHPWNVHDRRVIGRDAVA
- a CDS encoding helix-hairpin-helix domain-containing protein, translated to MCDFKNTVSDPIALDPRKRVRYETGLVLGVQEFLQDQFHLRERDRLHQRSLHGYGTVVGLEIGQRAADGGGPEVVVGAGLAIDPRGETICVPATQCARLDEWLSGQRDEIDEHFASPPGALSLYVVLCHRECATDPVPVLGDPCRDTADNTRPSRIADDFELSLRFEPPEQPEEDAARAFGELLRSFEIASGPGPALDQEAVEDQVRSLVDGSPPVVQGPASPPFGGRLEPSEAPHLLAAAYRVWITEIRPLLAAGRAGCELSEERCVLLARLDFDIAEGPAGDLVVDGEVLIDESDRPLLLATRIFQELLPTAAGETIAGVENHADLNGLGLDDHPQYLLVDAVTRALIADLDGGGRRIVALADGSASGDAVTFDQAIKVGDGAGGDLGGTYPNPSVGALQGRPVAPAAPAVGQVLTWDGTRWEPDALPAAGPVLSDDLTRVVALSWRHGAFSNLDLIHNGQPAFGVALAFGGEGIDDSRSPVQSATLTAQTVFLQVHLPLDGSPFPVCMRIPATVIPSRVVGVDGNDLITETRTVNGNLAPAVVALVDSETAEFLRLSGATVEVVLRGDFILDRQDRAINGEHITGVLPTGDRSAAGDRLGLQGGTFESWLRLPRRGEIVVGGLDLNRADESELVTLPRIGPRLAERIVAERERRDGFDRLDDLATIPGITPAIIAGLRQLPN
- a CDS encoding IPT/TIG domain-containing protein, which encodes MFNRVQPGDLITAEQWNQVLDLLENLDLRVQDIEDSGSQALAITGLLPPQGPYRIGDPLTVLGRNFEHSLGAARVFLDGVRVTLDGLASDDRRLVFQIPPVPGVSEPGTAVTLRVNNQSEQVSEDIILRPAAPVLFGDFDVEFLGVTPQTLVPDQPANFRFRLRNRASSTAEILIDPRIVNVPNADVWQQRLRVLDGNQTPLPERRITLSPLDPNNPNPNPPAETEFFVRLVAVPTVPVGTDFQLVVDASAGAVQGSSGAQPFTVGEATIPQDETITLTLNGSTPPNALSGSTVTAATGSTVRVRFNATFAEAGFYDFSLQPVAPTTGWQIQRFFTTPATYEITDNDVAGGPAARPPEITLQPLGGASPSGRVEVILQRQGRSSRRLFPLDLVLGT